A stretch of the Polaribacter pacificus genome encodes the following:
- a CDS encoding ABC transporter ATP-binding protein has protein sequence MIEVKGLYKGFNGVEVLKGITTSFEAGKTNLIIGQSGSGKTVFLKSLIGLHIPEQGSIIFDGRVNTEMNTEQKRQLRQEIGMVFQGSALFDSMTVEENVMFPLKMFAKLSKSDMLEKANAVLKRVDLIGSNLKYVSELSGGMQKRVAIARAIVMNPKYLFCDEPNSGLDPQTAIIIDNLIKEITEEYQITTVINTHDMNSVMEIGEKIVFLKDGVKAWEGSNKEIFKTDNEAIVNFVYSSNLFKKVRQAYLNETI, from the coding sequence ATGATAGAAGTAAAAGGTTTATATAAAGGTTTTAATGGGGTCGAAGTTTTAAAAGGAATTACGACTTCTTTTGAGGCGGGTAAAACAAATTTAATCATTGGCCAAAGTGGTTCTGGTAAAACTGTTTTCTTAAAGTCTCTAATTGGTTTGCACATTCCAGAACAAGGCTCAATTATTTTTGATGGACGGGTAAATACAGAAATGAATACCGAGCAAAAAAGACAACTGAGACAAGAAATAGGAATGGTTTTTCAAGGGAGTGCCCTTTTTGATTCTATGACTGTAGAAGAAAATGTAATGTTCCCTTTAAAAATGTTTGCCAAATTATCAAAGAGCGACATGTTAGAAAAAGCAAACGCTGTTTTAAAAAGAGTTGATTTGATAGGATCAAATCTTAAGTATGTATCGGAACTTTCTGGAGGAATGCAAAAAAGAGTTGCTATAGCTCGCGCAATTGTGATGAATCCAAAATATTTGTTTTGTGATGAACCTAATTCTGGTTTAGATCCTCAAACGGCCATTATTATAGACAACTTGATCAAAGAAATTACTGAAGAATATCAAATAACAACGGTAATTAACACCCATGACATGAATTCTGTGATGGAAATTGGTGAAAAAATTGTATTTCTTAAAGATGGGGTTAAAGCCTGGGAAGGAAGCAATAAAGAGATCTTTAAAACTGATAATGAAGCTATTGTAAATTTTGTCTACAGCTCTAATTTATTTAAGAAAGTAAGGCAGGCATATTTAAACGAAACTATTTAA
- a CDS encoding MlaE family ABC transporter permease — translation MNYIEHIGKYFMMLRQVFTKPQKARVFREALSREIEELGLKSLGIIMFISFFIGGVIAMQTALNLDNPLIPKTLIGFAAKRSIILEFAPTFCSIILAGKVGSYITSSIGTMRVTEQIDALEVMGINSLNYLVLPKIIATVFFYPFLITLGMMLGILGGWVAGNLSGLFSGVDYIEGIQTDFKPFLVQYAIIKTLVFAFLIATVPSYHGYYVKGGSLEVGKASTQSVVWTIVLIVIANYFLTQMLLT, via the coding sequence ATGAATTATATAGAGCATATAGGAAAGTATTTTATGATGCTTCGACAGGTTTTTACCAAGCCACAAAAGGCCCGGGTGTTTAGAGAAGCGCTCTCAAGAGAAATAGAAGAGTTAGGCTTGAAATCTTTAGGGATTATTATGTTTATTTCTTTTTTTATAGGAGGTGTCATCGCCATGCAGACTGCCTTAAACCTTGACAACCCACTGATCCCTAAAACACTGATTGGTTTTGCTGCAAAACGATCTATTATATTAGAATTTGCTCCTACATTTTGTTCCATCATTTTAGCGGGTAAAGTAGGGTCGTATATAACCTCTAGCATCGGGACCATGAGAGTCACAGAACAGATAGATGCATTAGAAGTTATGGGTATTAATTCTCTTAATTATTTGGTCTTGCCAAAAATTATAGCAACCGTATTTTTTTACCCTTTTTTAATTACCCTAGGGATGATGTTAGGTATTCTAGGAGGATGGGTTGCAGGGAATCTTTCTGGCTTGTTTTCTGGAGTTGATTATATAGAAGGGATACAAACAGATTTCAAACCATTTTTAGTTCAATATGCGATTATTAAAACATTGGTTTTTGCCTTTTTAATAGCAACAGTACCTTCGTATCATGGCTATTATGTTAAAGGTGGATCGCTAGAAGTAGGGAAGGCAAGTACGCAGTCTGTAGTGTGGACTATCGTGCTTATTGTAATTGCAAATTATTTTTTAACCCAAATGTTGTTGACGTAA
- the pafA gene encoding alkaline phosphatase PafA, which yields MKNIQLFLILLFTVINSQAQQQENLQKPKLVVGIVVDQMRYDYLIRFANKYGKDGFKRILKDGFSLENAHYNYVPTYTAVGHTSIYTGTTPDHHGIIGNNWYDKFLKKSIYCVDDNQYETVGNTGNGGKKSPYRMQTTTITDQLKLAQNMQGKTIGIAIKDRSSILPAGHTADAAYWFDGGSAGKWISSTYYMKNLPNWVSNFNANGKADNYLKQPWNTVYNINSYTESMADDNIYEAPFNGKEKTTFPYDIAKLRKANGNYNLLKAIPAGNSFTKDFAKAAIIGENLGKSNYTDFLAISFSSTDYIGHQFGVASKEVEDTYIRLDKDLADLFQFLDKQIGKDQYTLFLTADHAAVQVPAYLQSLKIPAGYINAKDLKNYVNNITLTHFKSDKLVENLSNFQIFLNKETLKKLNLDIHVVAQKIADEVVNYKNIYKAVTAKTMQTTNFTDGILHKLQKGYNQKFSGDVLLAPNFSTFSSTSRKGTTHGSGNSYDTHIPIIFYGKGIKAGVSKKRYSIVDIAPTIANLLQVEFPNGTNGIIVDEALK from the coding sequence ATGAAAAATATTCAACTCTTTCTTATTTTACTTTTTACTGTAATAAACAGTCAAGCGCAGCAACAAGAAAACCTTCAAAAACCTAAATTGGTGGTTGGTATTGTTGTCGATCAAATGCGTTATGACTATCTAATCCGTTTTGCAAACAAATATGGTAAAGATGGGTTTAAAAGGATTTTAAAAGATGGGTTTTCTTTAGAAAATGCACATTATAACTATGTTCCAACCTATACCGCTGTTGGGCATACCTCTATTTATACAGGAACAACTCCAGATCATCATGGAATTATTGGAAACAACTGGTATGATAAGTTTTTAAAGAAAAGTATTTACTGTGTAGATGACAACCAATATGAAACAGTAGGAAATACTGGTAATGGCGGTAAAAAATCTCCGTACAGAATGCAAACCACCACCATTACAGATCAGTTAAAATTAGCACAAAACATGCAGGGTAAAACCATAGGAATCGCTATTAAGGATCGCTCTTCTATACTACCTGCTGGACATACTGCAGATGCAGCATACTGGTTTGACGGAGGCTCAGCTGGCAAATGGATTAGCTCTACCTATTATATGAAAAACTTACCAAATTGGGTGTCTAATTTTAATGCAAACGGCAAAGCTGACAACTACTTAAAACAACCTTGGAACACTGTTTACAACATCAACAGCTATACAGAAAGCATGGCTGATGATAATATTTATGAGGCTCCATTTAATGGAAAAGAAAAGACAACCTTTCCGTATGATATCGCAAAGCTGAGAAAAGCCAATGGGAACTATAATCTTTTAAAAGCCATACCTGCGGGTAATAGCTTTACCAAAGACTTTGCAAAAGCAGCAATAATTGGTGAGAACTTAGGGAAATCAAATTATACAGACTTTTTAGCGATTAGCTTTTCTTCTACGGATTATATTGGTCATCAATTTGGCGTAGCTTCAAAAGAGGTTGAGGACACTTACATTCGATTAGACAAAGACTTGGCTGATTTATTTCAGTTTTTAGACAAGCAAATTGGAAAAGACCAATACACCTTGTTTTTAACAGCTGATCATGCCGCTGTACAAGTACCTGCGTATTTACAATCCTTAAAAATTCCTGCTGGGTACATCAATGCTAAAGATTTAAAAAACTATGTAAATAACATTACATTAACTCATTTTAAATCAGATAAATTAGTAGAAAACCTATCTAATTTTCAAATATTTTTAAATAAAGAAACCCTAAAGAAATTAAATTTAGACATTCATGTGGTTGCTCAGAAAATTGCTGATGAAGTTGTCAACTATAAAAACATCTACAAAGCAGTTACCGCCAAAACCATGCAAACCACAAACTTTACTGATGGCATCTTACACAAATTGCAAAAAGGCTACAATCAAAAGTTCTCAGGAGATGTGCTTTTAGCGCCAAATTTCTCTACGTTTAGCAGTACTTCTAGAAAAGGTACTACACACGGATCAGGGAATAGTTATGACACCCATATTCCTATTATTTTTTACGGTAAAGGAATCAAAGCAGGAGTCTCAAAAAAGAGATACAGCATCGTAGATATAGCTCCAACCATTGCAAATTTACTGCAAGTAGAGTTTCCAAATGGAACAAATGGAATTATCGTTGATGAAGCGTTAAAATAG
- a CDS encoding PrsW family intramembrane metalloprotease, with product MGLLLLALAPALIIMVYIYVKDKYEKEPIKLLLTNFGLGATASIILTFILSAVSKLFFSVTDPLSILQQFIKAFMIVALVEELSKYLIVRYVAQRNPEFNEPFDGIVYAVMVSMGFATLENILYVFQFGFGNGLLRAFTAVPAHATFGILMGYFMGLAKFSNKKAQLNLTGLLMAVLFHGAYDFFLFVNFVPGLSFGAFASLIIAIILSRKAIRRHQDISHFKE from the coding sequence ATGGGTTTACTACTCTTGGCCTTGGCTCCAGCATTGATAATCATGGTTTATATTTATGTAAAAGATAAATATGAAAAAGAGCCGATTAAATTATTGCTGACTAATTTTGGGCTAGGGGCAACCGCAAGTATTATTTTGACTTTTATTTTAAGTGCGGTAAGTAAATTGTTTTTTTCGGTTACGGACCCCTTAAGTATACTTCAGCAGTTTATCAAAGCTTTTATGATCGTAGCGCTCGTAGAAGAGCTATCTAAATATTTAATTGTTCGCTATGTTGCTCAAAGAAATCCTGAGTTTAACGAGCCATTTGACGGGATTGTCTATGCAGTTATGGTATCTATGGGTTTTGCTACCCTAGAAAACATTTTATATGTCTTTCAGTTTGGTTTTGGTAACGGGCTGCTACGTGCTTTTACAGCAGTGCCTGCGCATGCAACTTTTGGAATTTTGATGGGATATTTTATGGGATTGGCTAAGTTTTCAAATAAAAAAGCCCAATTGAATTTAACTGGGCTTTTAATGGCGGTTTTATTTCACGGCGCCTATGATTTTTTCTTGTTTGTTAACTTTGTTCCTGGGTTATCTTTTGGAGCTTTTGCTTCGTTAATTATCGCAATAATTTTATCTAGAAAAGCCATCCGAAGACATCAAGATATCTCTCATTTTAAAGAGTAA
- the ctlX gene encoding citrulline utilization hydrolase CtlX encodes MLQTTQTILMIRPIGFRMNEQTAVNNYFQEDLEIKNAEINLKAQQEFDQYVSVLRSKGVRVVVISDTDEFDTPDSIFPNNWISFHQNATVALYPMFAENRRLERRDDILDALEEKGFIIDHVVDYTEAEKEGIFLEGTGSMILDRKNSKAYCALSPRADEELFIEFCEDFEYTPVVFRAYQTVNEDREEIYHTNVMMCVAETFAVVCTDTIDDAKERKNLVNHLKKDGKEVIAISEAQMHQFAGNMLQVKGMGDQLFLVMSSTAYHSLNAGQIKKINKHCEIIHSSLETIETCGGGSARCMMAEIFLPQETSM; translated from the coding sequence ATGCTACAGACTACCCAGACTATTTTAATGATTCGTCCTATTGGATTTAGGATGAATGAGCAAACGGCCGTAAACAATTATTTTCAAGAAGATTTGGAAATAAAGAATGCCGAAATAAACCTTAAAGCACAGCAAGAATTTGATCAATATGTATCTGTATTGCGATCAAAAGGAGTTCGTGTTGTTGTCATTTCTGACACCGATGAATTTGATACTCCAGATTCAATCTTTCCAAACAATTGGATTTCCTTTCATCAAAATGCTACGGTAGCCTTATATCCTATGTTTGCAGAAAACAGACGATTAGAGCGCAGAGATGATATTCTAGACGCCTTAGAGGAGAAAGGCTTTATTATCGATCATGTGGTTGATTATACAGAAGCAGAAAAAGAAGGTATTTTCTTAGAAGGTACAGGGAGTATGATCTTAGATCGGAAAAACAGCAAAGCCTACTGTGCATTATCTCCAAGAGCAGATGAAGAGTTGTTTATTGAATTCTGCGAAGATTTTGAATATACTCCTGTCGTTTTTAGAGCTTACCAAACTGTTAATGAAGATCGAGAAGAAATTTATCATACCAATGTTATGATGTGTGTTGCTGAAACCTTTGCTGTTGTATGCACAGATACTATTGATGACGCTAAAGAGCGAAAGAACCTTGTGAATCACTTAAAGAAAGATGGAAAAGAGGTTATTGCTATTTCTGAAGCTCAAATGCATCAATTTGCAGGGAATATGTTGCAGGTTAAAGGAATGGGAGATCAATTGTTTTTAGTGATGAGTAGTACTGCATATCACTCTTTAAATGCTGGGCAGATTAAAAAAATTAACAAGCATTGCGAGATTATTCACAGTAGTTTAGAAACAATTGAAACCTGTGGTGGAGGAAGTGCAAGGTGTATGATGGCAGAAATCTTTTTACCCCAAGAAACTTCTATGTAA
- a CDS encoding dimethylarginine dimethylaminohydrolase family protein produces MLKLQIKNETSRLRAVILGVAESNGPIPSVDEAYDPKSVEHILAGTYPTEAAMILEMEALAAVFKKYDVQVFRPTIIKDYNQIFARDIAFVIDDLLIKANILPDRERELEAIAPILSQIDPSKIIQLPDECHIEGGDVMPWNDYVFVGTYSGDDYSNYITARTNMDAVIALQELFPDKTVKSFELRKSNTEAKDNALHLDCCFQPIGKGKAILHRNGFLIEKEYQWLLDFFGQENVFEISKEEMYQMNSNIFSISEDVIISEKNFTRLNTWLREQGFTVEEVPYAEIAKQEGLLRCSTMPLIRDL; encoded by the coding sequence ATGTTAAAGTTACAGATAAAGAATGAAACCTCAAGATTGAGGGCTGTCATATTGGGAGTTGCAGAAAGCAATGGTCCTATCCCATCTGTTGATGAGGCGTACGATCCAAAATCAGTTGAGCATATTTTAGCGGGTACTTACCCAACAGAAGCAGCGATGATTCTTGAAATGGAAGCTCTTGCCGCTGTTTTTAAAAAATATGACGTACAGGTTTTTAGACCTACTATAATAAAAGATTACAATCAGATTTTTGCTAGAGATATTGCTTTTGTTATTGATGATTTGTTAATCAAAGCCAACATTCTACCAGATAGAGAAAGAGAGCTTGAAGCAATAGCACCTATTTTAAGTCAGATTGATCCTAGTAAAATAATCCAATTACCAGATGAGTGTCATATAGAAGGAGGCGATGTCATGCCTTGGAACGATTATGTTTTTGTTGGAACTTATTCAGGTGATGATTACTCTAATTATATAACTGCACGTACCAATATGGACGCTGTGATTGCCTTACAAGAACTTTTTCCTGATAAAACGGTTAAGTCTTTTGAGTTGAGGAAGTCCAATACAGAAGCAAAAGACAATGCACTGCATTTAGATTGTTGTTTTCAGCCTATTGGAAAAGGGAAAGCCATACTTCATAGAAATGGGTTTTTAATAGAAAAGGAATACCAATGGTTGCTTGATTTTTTTGGGCAAGAGAATGTTTTTGAGATTAGCAAAGAAGAAATGTATCAAATGAATAGTAATATTTTTTCAATTTCAGAAGATGTTATTATTTCAGAAAAAAACTTTACACGCCTAAATACGTGGTTGCGAGAGCAAGGATTTACCGTAGAGGAAGTTCCATATGCAGAGATAGCCAAACAAGAAGGTTTACTTCGTTGCTCTACTATGCCGTTAATTCGTGATTTATAG
- a CDS encoding citrate synthase, with protein MSDIATLKLGDKSYEFPLVKGTENEVAIDIKSLRAATDGVITIDPGYKNTGSCVSAITFLDGEKGILRYRGYSIEELAEKADFLEVAYLLIFGELPTTEVLEKFTQDICAQSIVDEDVRKIVDAFPKSAHPMGVISSLTSALTAFNPSSVNVDSEEDMYNAIVKILGKFPVLVAWTMRKKQGLPLDYGDCNLGYVDNTFKMMFKQPNKDYVKNPIVISALNKLLILHADHEQNCSTSTVRIAGSSHAGLFASLSAGISALWGPLHGGANQAVLEMLEAIRLDGGDTKKYMAKAKDKNDPFRLMGFGHRVYKNFDPRAKIIKKAADEVLSDLGIDDPILNIAKALEQEALNDPYFVDRKLYPNVDFYSGIIYRAMGIPVEMFTVMFAMGRLPGWIAQWREMRLGKEPIGRPRQIYVGETLRPFTPITER; from the coding sequence ATGTCAGATATAGCTACGCTAAAACTAGGTGATAAATCATATGAGTTTCCACTAGTTAAAGGGACTGAAAATGAAGTTGCAATTGATATTAAATCATTAAGAGCAGCCACAGATGGTGTTATTACGATAGATCCAGGATATAAAAATACAGGGTCTTGTGTTAGTGCCATTACTTTTTTGGATGGAGAAAAAGGAATTCTTAGATACAGAGGATACTCTATTGAAGAGTTAGCAGAAAAAGCTGATTTTTTAGAAGTGGCCTATTTGTTGATTTTTGGAGAATTGCCTACCACAGAAGTTTTAGAAAAGTTTACTCAAGATATTTGTGCTCAGTCTATCGTAGATGAAGATGTACGTAAGATTGTTGATGCTTTTCCTAAGTCTGCACACCCAATGGGTGTTATTTCTTCTCTAACATCTGCATTAACAGCATTTAACCCTTCTTCTGTGAATGTAGATTCTGAAGAAGACATGTACAATGCAATTGTAAAGATTTTAGGTAAATTCCCAGTTTTAGTTGCGTGGACGATGCGTAAAAAACAAGGCCTTCCTTTAGATTATGGAGATTGTAACTTAGGTTATGTAGACAACACCTTTAAAATGATGTTTAAGCAGCCAAACAAAGATTACGTAAAAAACCCTATAGTAATTAGCGCTTTAAATAAATTATTGATTTTGCATGCAGATCACGAGCAAAACTGTTCTACTTCTACAGTTCGTATAGCAGGTTCTTCTCATGCTGGATTATTTGCTTCTTTATCTGCAGGTATTTCTGCTCTTTGGGGACCATTACACGGTGGTGCTAATCAAGCTGTTTTAGAAATGCTTGAAGCGATCCGATTGGATGGTGGTGATACTAAAAAGTACATGGCTAAAGCAAAAGATAAAAATGATCCTTTTAGATTGATGGGCTTTGGTCACAGAGTTTACAAAAACTTTGATCCAAGAGCAAAGATTATTAAAAAGGCAGCTGATGAGGTTTTAAGTGATTTAGGTATCGATGATCCTATTTTAAATATCGCTAAAGCATTAGAGCAGGAAGCATTAAATGATCCGTATTTTGTAGATAGAAAATTATATCCAAACGTTGATTTTTATTCTGGAATCATATACAGAGCAATGGGCATACCAGTAGAGATGTTTACTGTTATGTTTGCAATGGGACGTTTGCCAGGATGGATCGCACAATGGAGAGAAATGAGACTTGGAAAAGAGCCAATTGGTAGACCACGTCAAATATATGTAGGAGAAACGCTTAGGCCTTTTACCCCAATTACAGAAAGATAA
- the eno gene encoding phosphopyruvate hydratase translates to MSIIINIHARQIFDSRGNPTIEVDVITENGVLGRAAVPSGASTGEHEAVELRDGGKAYMGKGVLKAVQNVNQIIAQELLGTSVFEQNTVDQMMIDLDGTSNKSVLGANAILGVSLAVAKAAANELGMPLYRYVGGVSANTLPVPMMNIINGGSHSDAPIAFQEFMVMPVKAANFTQAMQMGSEIFHQLKKVLHDRNLSTAVGDEGGFAPTLDGTEDALDTIALAVKNAGYTLGDQIMIALDCAAAEFYVDGKYDYTKFEGAKGKVRTSKEQADYLAELSAKYPIISIEDGMDENDWDGWKYLTEKVGDRVQLVGDDLFVTNVTRLSRGIENNIANSILIKVNQIGTLTETIAAVHMAHNAGYTSVMSHRSGETEDNTIADLAVALNCGQIKTGSASRSDRMSKYNQLLRIEEALGNTAYYPQEKAFKVQ, encoded by the coding sequence ATGAGTATTATAATAAACATTCACGCACGTCAAATTTTTGATTCTAGAGGAAATCCAACGATTGAAGTTGATGTAATTACAGAAAATGGTGTTCTTGGTAGAGCTGCTGTTCCTTCAGGAGCATCAACAGGAGAACACGAAGCTGTAGAGCTTAGGGATGGCGGAAAAGCCTATATGGGTAAAGGAGTTTTAAAAGCGGTACAAAACGTCAATCAAATTATTGCGCAAGAATTACTTGGTACATCTGTATTTGAGCAAAATACTGTAGATCAAATGATGATTGATTTAGATGGTACTTCAAATAAATCGGTATTAGGCGCTAATGCTATTTTAGGTGTTTCACTTGCTGTAGCAAAAGCTGCTGCAAATGAGCTTGGAATGCCACTATATAGATATGTAGGAGGTGTGTCTGCAAATACGCTACCAGTACCGATGATGAATATTATCAATGGAGGATCACACTCTGATGCGCCAATCGCATTTCAAGAGTTTATGGTGATGCCTGTAAAAGCGGCTAATTTTACTCAAGCGATGCAGATGGGGTCTGAAATCTTCCATCAGCTTAAAAAAGTGTTACACGATAGAAACTTATCAACTGCGGTTGGTGATGAAGGAGGTTTTGCTCCAACACTAGACGGAACAGAAGATGCTTTAGACACCATAGCATTAGCAGTTAAAAATGCGGGATATACGCTTGGAGATCAAATTATGATTGCTCTTGATTGTGCTGCTGCAGAGTTTTATGTAGATGGAAAATACGATTACACCAAATTTGAAGGAGCTAAAGGAAAAGTAAGAACTAGTAAAGAACAGGCAGATTATTTGGCTGAACTTTCTGCCAAGTATCCTATTATCTCTATTGAGGATGGAATGGATGAAAATGACTGGGATGGATGGAAATACTTAACAGAAAAAGTTGGCGATCGCGTACAATTGGTCGGAGATGATTTGTTTGTAACCAATGTAACTCGTTTGTCTAGAGGTATAGAAAACAATATTGCAAACTCTATCTTAATTAAGGTAAACCAAATTGGTACTTTAACAGAGACAATCGCAGCTGTTCATATGGCGCATAATGCAGGATATACTTCTGTTATGAGTCATAGATCTGGTGAAACAGAAGACAACACCATTGCCGACTTAGCAGTGGCTCTAAACTGTGGGCAAATTAAGACAGGATCAGCTTCTCGTTCTGATAGAATGTCTAAATACAACCAGTTGCTTCGAATTGAAGAAGCCTTGGGGAATACAGCTTATTATCCACAAGAAAAAGCGTTTAAAGTACAGTAA
- the carA gene encoding glutamine-hydrolyzing carbamoyl-phosphate synthase small subunit, producing the protein MKYKQHKKALILLADGTIFFGKSIGIEGTATGEICFNTGMTGYQEIFTDPSYFGQLMVATNAHIGNYGVNNEEVESDGIKISGLICRNFSFTHSRVDSDGSLFDWFKEHNLVAISDVDTRALVSYIRDHGAMNAIISTHVDDIESLKEQLALTPNMEGLELASKVSTKEPYVVGDENARYKIAALDIGIKKNILRNFVKRDACVKVFPFDASFEDLEAFNPDGYFISNGPGDPEPLINAQQLAKEIIKRDLPLFGICLGHQVIALANGISTYKMHNGHRGINHPVKNLLTGKGEITSQNHGFAINREETEANENVEITHVHLNDHTVAGIRMKNKNCFSVQYHPEASPGPHDAEYLFDQFIENIQKTK; encoded by the coding sequence ATGAAATACAAACAACACAAAAAAGCCTTAATTTTATTAGCAGATGGAACTATCTTTTTTGGAAAGTCTATCGGTATAGAAGGTACCGCGACAGGTGAAATTTGTTTTAATACAGGAATGACAGGGTATCAAGAGATATTCACTGATCCATCGTATTTTGGACAATTGATGGTTGCTACCAATGCGCATATAGGAAACTATGGAGTAAACAATGAAGAAGTAGAATCAGATGGGATTAAAATTTCTGGACTTATTTGTAGAAATTTCAGTTTTACACATTCTAGAGTAGACTCTGATGGCAGCTTATTTGACTGGTTTAAAGAGCACAATTTAGTTGCTATTTCTGATGTTGATACCAGAGCCTTGGTTTCTTATATTAGAGATCATGGTGCAATGAATGCTATTATATCTACGCATGTAGATGATATTGAATCGCTAAAAGAACAATTGGCACTAACACCTAATATGGAAGGCTTAGAATTGGCCTCAAAAGTATCTACTAAAGAGCCATATGTTGTGGGTGATGAAAATGCAAGGTATAAAATAGCAGCATTGGATATCGGAATCAAAAAGAATATTTTGCGAAATTTTGTAAAACGAGATGCCTGTGTTAAGGTATTTCCATTTGATGCAAGCTTTGAAGACTTAGAAGCATTTAATCCTGATGGTTATTTTATTTCTAACGGACCTGGAGATCCAGAACCTTTGATCAATGCACAACAACTTGCAAAAGAGATTATCAAAAGGGATCTTCCTTTGTTTGGAATCTGTTTAGGACATCAAGTTATTGCTTTGGCCAATGGAATTTCTACTTACAAAATGCACAATGGTCATAGAGGAATCAACCATCCTGTTAAGAATTTATTGACTGGAAAAGGAGAAATCACCTCTCAAAACCACGGTTTTGCTATCAATAGAGAAGAGACTGAGGCAAATGAAAATGTAGAAATTACACATGTACATTTAAATGATCATACTGTAGCAGGTATTCGTATGAAGAATAAAAATTGTTTTTCTGTACAATACCATCCAGAAGCAAGCCCTGGACCGCATGATGCAGAATATTTATTCGATCAGTTTATAGAAAACATTCAAAAAACAAAATAA
- the rplQ gene encoding 50S ribosomal protein L17 — MRHGKKFNHLGRKTAHRKAMLANMSCSLIEHKRINTTEAKAKALRRFIEPLITKSKNDSTHNRRVVFSYLRDKYAVTELFKEISVKVADRPGGYLRIIKLGNRQGDNAPMAMIELVDYNELYNPNGKKAKKTTRRGRKKATDATPEVAETKAPETTEE; from the coding sequence ATGAGACACGGAAAGAAATTTAATCATTTAGGTAGAAAAACAGCGCATAGAAAAGCGATGTTAGCAAATATGTCTTGTTCTTTAATAGAGCACAAGCGTATTAACACAACAGAAGCTAAAGCGAAAGCTTTGCGTAGGTTTATTGAGCCTTTAATTACAAAATCTAAGAATGATAGTACTCACAACCGTCGTGTTGTATTTAGTTACCTTAGAGATAAATATGCTGTTACAGAATTATTCAAAGAGATTTCTGTAAAAGTAGCTGACAGACCAGGAGGATACTTACGTATTATCAAATTAGGAAATCGTCAAGGGGATAATGCTCCTATGGCAATGATAGAATTAGTTGATTACAACGAATTGTACAATCCTAATGGTAAAAAAGCTAAGAAAACGACTCGTAGAGGTAGAAAGAAAGCTACTGATGCAACTCCAGAAGTTGCTGAAACTAAAGCTCCAGAAACTACTGAAGAATAA